The following are encoded in a window of Aerococcus sanguinicola genomic DNA:
- a CDS encoding ABC transporter ATP-binding protein, translating to MLEAKHLTKTFGQNVAVDDVSFQLENGKILGMIGRNGSGKTTIFRMILDFLTPEGEGSVTWNGKAMNTQIYNIIGYLPEERGLYEKMSIEEQIVYFAELRGMKRQDVLARIDEWMDRFQVKGKRQDKIKTLSKGNQQKVQLIATLIHEPEFVILDEPFSGLDPVNADLLKNGILYLRDQGSSIIFSSHNMDNVERLCDELIMIHDGKRVLYGPIHQVRESFGNTRLYLETDKWTAEQLAGLEGVDKVESDRPGVYQLELQDESYGPQIFDQVTQGHYIKAFSQQPPTLEAIFKMKAGGSNE from the coding sequence ATGCTTGAAGCTAAGCACCTAACCAAGACTTTCGGGCAGAATGTCGCGGTTGATGATGTCTCCTTCCAGTTGGAGAACGGGAAGATTCTTGGCATGATTGGCCGTAATGGGTCTGGAAAAACGACCATCTTCCGGATGATCTTGGACTTTTTGACACCAGAAGGCGAGGGCAGTGTGACCTGGAATGGCAAGGCCATGAACACCCAAATCTATAATATTATCGGCTACCTGCCAGAGGAGCGGGGGCTCTACGAGAAGATGTCCATCGAAGAGCAGATTGTTTACTTCGCTGAATTGCGGGGGATGAAGCGCCAGGATGTCTTGGCCCGGATTGATGAGTGGATGGACCGTTTCCAGGTTAAGGGCAAGCGCCAGGACAAGATCAAGACCCTGTCTAAGGGGAACCAGCAGAAAGTCCAACTGATCGCCACTCTCATCCATGAACCTGAATTTGTGATCCTAGATGAGCCTTTTTCTGGCTTGGATCCGGTCAACGCTGACTTGCTCAAGAATGGCATCCTCTATCTGAGAGACCAGGGGAGTTCTATCATCTTCTCCAGCCATAATATGGATAATGTCGAGCGGCTCTGTGATGAACTGATTATGATCCATGATGGCAAGCGCGTGCTCTATGGCCCCATCCACCAAGTCCGTGAAAGCTTCGGCAACACCCGGCTCTACCTGGAAACAGACAAGTGGACAGCGGAACAATTGGCCGGATTAGAGGGTGTGGACAAGGTTGAAAGCGACCGTCCTGGCGTTTACCAATTGGAGCTCCAGGATGAAAGTTATGGTCCGCAGATCTTCGACCAGGTGACCCAGGGCCATTATATTAAAGCCTTCAGCCAGCAACCGCCCACACTCGAAGCAATCTTTAAAATGAAAGCAGGTGGCTCCAATGAGTAA